From the genome of Scytonema hofmannii PCC 7110, one region includes:
- a CDS encoding cupin domain-containing protein has protein sequence MSEVSKKLTLFRAEQIRQLPEQSMNHPLNSNSEIHGISLSDLVGFQRLGFHLIRIPPHKESFVYHSHQSEEEFVYILSGQGIAEIDGEEYEVGVGDFMGFPTPSVAHHLRNPFDEDLVYLSGGERHDIEIVDFPKLNKRVFFKSGKAQMVDVDKLDPLWS, from the coding sequence ATGAGTGAAGTGTCCAAAAAGCTCACCTTATTTCGTGCTGAACAAATTCGTCAACTCCCAGAGCAGTCCATGAACCACCCTCTCAATTCAAATTCGGAAATTCATGGCATATCGTTAAGCGATTTGGTAGGTTTTCAACGCCTCGGTTTTCACTTGATTCGGATTCCACCACACAAGGAATCGTTTGTTTACCATTCACATCAAAGCGAAGAAGAATTTGTTTACATTTTATCCGGTCAAGGTATTGCCGAAATTGATGGCGAAGAATATGAAGTGGGTGTAGGGGATTTTATGGGATTTCCAACACCCTCTGTTGCTCATCACCTGCGAAATCCATTTGATGAAGACTTGGTTTACCTATCAGGTGGCGAACGTCATGATATAGAAATTGTAGACTTCCCCAAGTTGAACAAGCGAGTTTTCTTTAAAAGTGGCAAAGCACAAATGGTAGATGTGGATAAATTAGATCCACTGTGGAGTTAG